One window of Trichoderma breve strain T069 chromosome 3, whole genome shotgun sequence genomic DNA carries:
- a CDS encoding acetyl-CoA carboxylase, central region domain-containing protein, whose amino-acid sequence MAESNGAPNGNGRTVPVTHTNGSVTYAEKHKIADHFIGGNRLANAPASKVKDFVAEHDGHTVITNVLIANNGIAAVKEIRSVRKWAYETFGDERAIHFTVMATPEDLQANADYIRMADHYVEVPGGTNNHNYANVELIVDIAERMDVHAVWAGWGHASENPKLPESLAASPKKIVFIGPPGSAMRSLGDKISSTIVAQHAKVPCIPWSGTGVDKVEIDDKGIVTVADDIYSKGCVTSWQEGLVKAKEIGFPVMVKASEGGGGKGIRKVTNEEEFEALYKAAASEIPGSPIFIMKLAGNARHLEVQLLADQYGNNISLFGRDCSVQRRHQKIIEEAPVTIAKADTFKAMEEAAVRLGQLVGYVSAGTVEYLYSHADDKFYFLELNPRLQVEHPTTEMVSGVNLPAAQLQIAMGIPLHRIRDIRLLYGVDPRTSSAIDFDFKLEGASGSQRRPQPKGHCTACRITSEDPGEGFKPSNGVMHELNFRSSSNAWGYFSVGTQGGIHSFSDSQFGHIFAYGENRQASRKHMVIALKELSIRGDFRTTVEYLIKLLETEAFEENTISTGWLDELISKRLTAERPDTMLAVVCGAITKAHITSEALLAEYRAGLEKGQVPSKEILKTVFTIDFIYEGFRYKFTATRASLDTYHLFINGSKCSVGVRALSDGGLLILLDGHSHNVYWKEEVGATRLSVDSKTCLLEQENDPTQLRTPSPGKLVKYSVENGAHIKAGQTFAEVEVMKMYMPLVAQEDGIVQLIKQPGATLEAGDILGILALDDPSRVKQAQAFVGQLPAYGDPVVVGTKPAQRFVLYHNVLLNILNGFDNSVIMADTLKKLIEVLRDPELPFSEWNAQFAALHARMPQKLDSQFTQIVDRARGRSGEFPAKALSKAFSKFLEDNVEEGDAGLLKATLAPLTQVLDDYSEGQKVRELSVINALLETYWEVEKLFQSRAQEDAVILKLRDQNKDSLAKVVQTVLSHSRMSSKNSLIIAILDEYRPNKPNVGNISKYLRESLRKLTELSSRATSKVSLKAREIMIQCSLPSLEERTSQMEHILRSSVVESRYGESGWDHREPSFDVIKEVVDSKYTVFDVLTSFFAHDDPWVSLASLEVYVRRAYRAYILQQIEYHNDEAENPLFVSWDFQLRKLGQTEFGVPVQSAAPSMPGTPSEVEPKFNRINSISDMSYLTSKWDSGPSRKGVIVPVKYIDDAEELLQKALETLTFYNQQKRQSSTSSLLADLSGKRKPFAALKKEFQSRNNGDELSAVINVAVRDAESKDDAETLARILPIVQGLKSELLVRGVRRLTFICGRSDCSYPGYYTFRGPDYEEDDSIRHSEPALSFQLELARLANFRIKPMFTENKNIHVYEAVGKTVDSDKRYFTRAVIRPGRLRDEIPTAEYLISEADRVINDIFDALEIIGNNNSDLNHIFMNFTPVFPLDPATVEQSLQGFLDRFGARAWRLRVAQVEIRIVCTDPKSGIPYPLRVTITNTSGYVVDVDLYAERKSDKGDWVFHSIGGTKDKGPMHLLSVSTPYATKNWLQPKRYKAHLMGTQYVYDFPELFRQAIQNSWVKAVKKQPALASQQPKVGDCITFTELVVDDKDNLDEVNREPGTNTCGMVGWIIKARTPEYPTGRRFIVVANDITYKIGSFGPKEDDFFHKCTQLARKLGIPRIYLSANSGARLGLADELMPHFKVAWNDATKHEGGFRYLYLDEKIKQLYKDEVITEEVVENGEKRHKIITIIGREDGLGVECLRGSGLIAGATSQAYNDIFTITLVTCRSVGIGAYLVRLGQRAVQIEGQPIILTGAPALNNLLGREVYSSNLQLGGTQIMYRNGVSHMTANDDFEGVSKIVEWMAFVPEKRGGPVPVIPSIDGWDRDISYHPPQKQPYDVRWMIGGKQEDDGSFQSGLFDKDSFVEALGGWARTVVVGRARLGGIPMGVIAVETRSVENITPADPANPDSIEQITNEAGGVWYPNSAFKTAQAINDFNNGEQLPLMILANWRGFSGGQRDMYNEVLKYGSFIVDALVKYEQPIFVYIPPFGELRGGSWVVVDPTINPTAMEMYADNEARGGVLEPDGMIGIKYRKDKQLETMARLDPTYAELRKKLEDKALPADEAEKIKQQLTIREKQLLPIYSQIAVQFADLHDRAGRMKAKGVVRDSLDWSNARRYFYWRLRRRLNEEYILKRMNTSFLPTPQLNTAKANEARSKGLGLLESWSGIVGWDRKDQEVAEWYEKETQSIGQKVEALKADKLAAELSEVVRSNEKAGWKGVREVLRVMPVEEREAILKYLKE is encoded by the exons atggcggaaTCAAATGGCGCCCCGAACGGCAACGGCAGGACGGTGCCTGTCACCCATACCAATGGCAGCGTCACCTACGCCGAGAAGCACAAGATCGCGGACCACTTCATTGGAGGCAACCGGCTGGCGAATGCCCCCGCcagcaaggtcaaggactTTGTGGCCGAGCATGACGGCCACACTGTCATTACAAAC GTTCTGATTGCCAACAACGGTATCGCCGCCGTCAAGGAGATTCGGTCAGTCCGAAAATGGGCCTACGAGACGTTTGGCGACGAGAGGGCCATCCACTTCACCGTCATGGCCACGCCCGAAGATTTACAGGCCAACGCCGACTACATTCGAATGGCTGACCACTACGTCGAAGTTCCCGGCGGCACAAACAACCACAACTATGCCAACGTCGAGCTGATTGTCGACATTGCCGAGCGCATGGACGTCCATGCCGTCTGGGCTGGCTG GGGTCACGCCTCCGAAAACCCAAAACTCCCAGAGTCCCTCGCCGCATCACCCAAAAAGATCGTCTTCATTGGTCCTCCCGGATCTGCCATGCGATCCCTTGGTGACAAGATTTCCTCCACAATCGTTGCCCAGCACGCCAAGGTGCCCTGTATCCCTTGGTCTGGAACTGGCGTCGACAAGGTCGAGATCGACGACAAGGGCATTGTCACAGTCGCCGACGACATCTACTCCAAGGGCTGCGTTACCTCATGGCAGGAGGGTCtggtcaaggccaaggagattggcTTCCCCGTCATGGTCAAAGCCTCCGAGGGTGGAGGTGGCAAGGGTATTCGAAAGGTCACCAACGAGGAGGAGTTTGAGGCTCTCTACAAGGCTGCCGCCAGCGAGATTCCCGGTtcgcccatcttcatcatgaagctGGCTGGAAACGCCAGACATCTCGAGGTCCAGCTGCTTGCGGATCAGTACGGCAACAACATTTCCCTGTTTGGCCGTGATTGTTCCGTTCAGCGTCGTCACCAGAAGATTATCGAGGAGGCTCCCGTCACCATTGCCAAGGCCGACACCTTCAAGGCCATGGAGGAGGCCGCAGTCCGACTGGGTCAGCTTGTCGGCTACGTCTCTGCCGGTACCGtcgagtacctgtactcacACGCCGACGACAAGTTCTACTTCCTCGAGCTGAACCCCCGTCTCCAGGTCGAGCATCCCACCACCGAAATGGTCAGCGGTGTCAACCTGCCCGCCGCACAGCTTCAGATTGCCATGGGTATCCCCCTGCACAGAATCCGCGACATCAGATTGCTGTATGGTGTCGATCCCCGAACCTCCAGCGCCATCGACTTCGACTTCAAGCTCGAGGGTGCTTCTGGATCTCAGCGACGACCCCAGCCCAAGGGCCACTGCACGGCCTGCCGTATCACCTCTGAGGACCCCGGTGAGGGCTTCAAGCCTTCCAACGGTGTTATGCACGAGCTCAACTTCCGAAGTAGCTCAAACGCCTGGGGTTACTTCTCCGTCGGTACCCAGGGTGGAATTCACAGTTTCTCCGACAGTCAGTTCGGTCACATTTTCGCCTATGGCGAGAACCGACAGGCCTCGCGGAAGCACATGGTCATTGCTCTCAAGGAGCTGAGCATTCGTGGTGATTTCAGAACCACCGTCGAGTACctcatcaagctgctcgagACCGAGGCCTTTGAGGAAAACACCATCTCTACCGGTTGGCTGGACGAGCTCATCTCCAAGCGTCTTACCGCTGAGCGACCGGACACTATGCTGGCCGTCGTGTGCGGTGCCATCACCAAAGCCCACATTACGAGCGAGGCTCTGCTGGCCGAGTACCGCGCTGGTCTGGAAAAGGGTCAGGTGCCCTCCAAGGAGATTCTCAAGACCGTCTTCACCATCGACTTCATCTACGAGGGTTTCCGATACAAGTTCACCGCTACCCGTGCCAGTCTCGACACCTAccacctcttcatcaacggctCCAAGTGCTCCGTCGGCGTCCGTGCCCTCAGCGACGGCGGtctcctcattctcctcgACGGCCACAGCCACAACGTCTACTGGAAGGAAGAGGTTGGCGCTACTCGTCTCTCCGTCGACAGCAAGACTTGTCTGCTCGAGCAGGAGAACGATCCTACCCAGCTGCGAACCCCCAGTCCCGGTAAGCTCGTCAAGTATTCCGTCGAGAATGGTGCCCACATCAAGGCTGGCCAGACCTTTGCCGAAGTCGAGGTCATGAAGATGTACATGCCTCTCGTTGCCCAGGAGGACGGTATTGTCCAGCTCATCAAGCAGCCCGGAGCCACCCTCGAGGCCGGAGACATTCTCGGTATCCTCGCTCTGGACGACCCCAGCCGAGTCAAGCAGGCCCAGGCCTttgttggccagcttccTGCCTATGGCGACCCGGTTGTCGTCGGTACCAAGCCCGCTCAGCGCTTCGTTCTCTACCACAACGTGCTGCTCAACATCCTGAACGGTTTCGACAACTccgtcatcatggccgataccctcaagaagctcatcgaggTGCTGCGCGATCCTGAACTGCCTTTCAGCGAATGGAATGCCCAGTTTGCTGCTCTGCACGCTCGCATGCCCCAGAAGCTCGACAGCCAGTTCACCCAGATTGTCGATCGTGCCAGAGGCCGTTCTGGAGAGTTCCCCGCCAAGGCCCTTAGCAAGGCTTTCAGCAAGTTCCTCGAGGACAATGTTGAGGAAGGCGATGCTGGCCTCCTCAAGGCTACTCTCGCGCCTCTTACCCAGGTGCTTGATGATTACTCCGAGGGACAAAAGGTTCGAGAGCTCAGCGTTATCAACGCTCTGCTTGAGACCTACTGGGAGGTTGAGAAGCTATTCCAGAGCCGTGCTCAGGAAGATGCCGTCATTCTGAAGCTCCGAGACCAGAACAAGGACAGCCTGGCCAAGGTTGTGCAGACTGTTCTCTCGCACAGCCGCATGAGCTCAAAGaactctctcatcattgCTATTCTTGACGAGTATCGCCCCAACAAGCCCAACGTTGGAAACATCAGCAAGTATCTGCGTGAGTCTCTTCGCAAGCTGACTGAGCTGTCCTCCCGAGCCACCTCCAAGGTCTCGCTGAAGGCCCGTGAGATTATGATCCAGTGTTCCCTGCCTTCTCTTGAGGAGCGTACCTCTCAGATGGAGCACATCCTGCGATCATCTGTTGTCGAGTCTCGCTATGGTGAGAGCGGCTGGGACCACCGTGAGCCCAGCTTCGATGTGATCAAGGAGGTCGTCGATTCCAAGTACACCGTCTTTGACGTCTTGACTTCCTTCTTCGCTCACGACGATCCTTGGGTCTCATTGGCATCTCTTGAAGTCTACGTCCGCCGTGCTTACCGTGCGTATATCCTTCAGCAGATTGAGTACCACAacgacgaggccgagaacCCTCTCTTCGTCTCTTGGGACTTCCAGCTGCGAAAGCTTGGACAAACCGAGTTTGGTGTTCCTGTTCAATCCGCCGCTCCTTCCATGCCTGGCACTCCTAGCGAAGTTGAGCCCAAGTTCAACCGCATTAACTCCATCAGCGACATGTCCTATCTCACCAGCAAGTGGGACAGTGGCCCGTCTCGCAAGGGTGTCATTGTTCCTGTCAAGTACATTGACGACGCCGAGGAGCTGCTCCAGAAGGCTTTGGAGACATTGACCTTCTACAACCAGCAGAAGCGACAGAGCAGCACATCCAGCCTTCTTGCCGATCTCAGCGGAAAGCGAAAGCCTTTTGCTGCTCTTAAGAAGGAGTTCCAGAGCCGCAACAATGGTGATGAGCTGTCTGCTGTCATCAACGTGGCTGTTCGTGACGCCGAGAGCAAGGATGACGCCGAGACTCTCGCTCGTATCCTGCCCATCGTCCAGGGCCTCAAGAGTGAGCTCTTGGTCCGCGGTGTCCGCCGTCTCACCTTCATCTGCGGTCGCAGCGACTGCTCTTACCCCGGTTACTACACCTTCCGAGGCCCCGACTACGAGGAAGACGACAGCATCCGTCACAGCGAGCCCGCCCTGTCCTtccagcttgagcttgcccGTCTCGCCAACTTCCGCATCAAGCCCATGTTCACCGAGAACAAGAACATTCACGTGTACGAGGCTGTTGGAAAGACTGTCGACTCTGATAAGCGCTACTTCACCCGTGCTGTGATTCGACCTGGCCGTCTCCGTGATGAGATCCCCACTGCCGAGTACCTCATCTCAGAGGCCGACCGTGTCATTAACGACATTTTCGATGCTCTTGAGATTATTGGCAACAACAACTCCGATCTCAACCACATCTTCATGAACTTCACCCCCGTCTTCCCGCTCGACCCCGCTACCGTCGAACAATCCCTCCAGGGCTTCTTGGATCGTTTCGGTGCTCGTGCCTGGAGACTGCGTGTTGCCCAGGTCGAGATTCGCATTGTTTGCACTGACCCCAAGTCTGGTATCCCTTACCCTCTTCgcgtcaccatcaccaacacgTCCGGTTATGTCGTTGACGTCGACCTGTACGCTGAGCGCAAGTCTGACAAGGGCGACTGGGTCTTCCACAGCATTGGCGGaaccaaggacaagggccCCATGCACTTGCTCTCCGTCTCCACGCCTTATGCCACCAAGAACTGGCTCCAGCCTAAGCGATACAAGGCTCACTTGATGGGTACCCAGTACGTGTACGACTTCCCCGAGTTGTTCCGCCAGGCCATCCAGAACAGCTGGGTCAAGGCTGTTAAGAAGCAGCCTGCTCTGGCCTCTCAGCAGCCCAAGGTCGGTGATTGTATTACCTTCACCGAGCTCGTGGTTGACGACAAGGACAACCTCGACGAGGTCAACCGCGAACCTGGCACCAACACTTGCGGTATGGTTGGATGGATCATCAAGGCTAGAACTCCCGAGTACCCCACCGGCCGTCGCTTCATTGTTGTCGCCAACGACATCACCTACAAGATTGGTTCGTTCGGCCCCAAGGAAGATGACTTCTTCCACAAGTGCACACAGCTGGCTCGCAAGCTCGGAATTCCTCGCATCTACCTGTCTGCCAACTCTGGTGCCCGCCTGGGTCTCGCAGACGAGCTGATGCCTCACTTCAAGGTCGCATGGAACGATGCTACCAAGCACGAGGGAGGATTCCGCTACCTGTacttggatgagaagattaAGCAGCTCTACAAGGACGAGGTCATCACTGAGGAAGTGGTCGAGAATGGTGAGAAGCGACACAAGATTATCACCATCATTGGCCGCGAGGATGGTCTTGGTGTTGAGTGCTTGAGAGGATCCGGTCTTATTGCCGGTGCCACCAGCCAGGCCTACAACGACATCTTTACCATTACCTTGGTTACCTGCCGTTCAGTCG GTATCGGTGCTTACCTTGTCCGTCTTGGCCAGCGTGCTGTCCAGATTGAGGGCCAGCCCATCATCCTTACTGGTGCTCCCGCTCTGAACAACCTGCTTGGTCGTGAGGTTTACTCATCCAACCTCCAGCTTGGTGGCACTCAGATCATGTACCGCAACGGTGTCTCACACATGACTGCCAacgatgactttgagggTGTCTCCAAGATTGTTGAGTGGATGGCATTTGTGCCTGAGAAGCGTGGCGGCCCTGTTCCCGTCATCCCAAGCATTGACGGCTGGGATCGTGACATTTCTTACCACCCTCCCCAGAAGCAGCCTTATGATGTTCGGTGGATGATTGGCGGTAAGCAGGAAGACGACGGTTCTTTCCAGAGCGGTCTCTTCGACAAGGACTCCTTTGTTGAGGCCCTTGGCGGCTGGGCCCGAACCGTCGTTGTCGGTCGCGCTCGTCTTGGCGGTATTCCCATGGGTGTTATCGCTGTCGAGACTCGCAGCGTTGAGAACATTACGCCTGCTGATCCCGCCAACCCCGATTCTATCGAGCAGATCACCAACGAAGCTGGTGGTGTCTGGTACCCCAACTCTGCTTTCAAGACTGCCCAGGCTATCAACGACTTCAACAACGGCGAACAGCTTCCTCTCATGATCCTGGCCAACTGGCGTGGTTTCTCCGGTGGTCAGCGAGACATGTACAACGAGGTGCTCAAGTATGGTTCATTCATTGTTGATGCCCTGGTCAAGTACGAGCAGCCCATCTTTGTGTACATTCCTCCCTTTGGTGAGCTCCGTGGTGGCTCATGGGTCGTTGTTGACCCTACTATCAACCCTACTGCCATGGAGATGTACGCTGATAACGAGGCTCGCGGTGGTGTCCTTGAGCCCGATGGTATGATTGGTATCAAGTACCGCAAGgacaagcagctggagacCATGGCTCGTCTGGATCCTACCTACGCCGAGCtcaggaagaagctggaggacAAGGCTCTCCCCGCCGATGAGGCCGAGAAGATTAAGCAGCAGCTTACCATTCGtgagaagcagctgctgcccATCTACTCACAGATTGCTGTGCAGTTCGCTGATCTGCACGACCGTGCTGGCCGCATGAAGGCCAAGGGTGTCGTTCGTGACTCTCTGGACTGGAGCAACGCCCGCCGATACTTCTACTGGCGTCTGCGCAGACGTCTCAACGAGGAGTACATCCTCAAGCGCATGAACACCAGCTTCCTGCCCACTCCTCAGCTCAACactgccaaggccaacgagGCTCGCTCAAAGGGCCTGGGCCTGCTCGAGAGCTGGTCTGGCATTGTCGGCTGGGACCGCAAGGACCAGGAGGTTGCTGAGTGGTACGAGAAGGAGACTCAGTCCATTGGCCAGAAGGTCGAGGCCCTCAAGGCCGACaagcttgctgctgagctgtCCGAGGTTGTTCGCAGCAATGAGAAGGCTGGCTGGAAGGGTGTTCGCGAGGTTCTGCGGGTTATGCCCGTGGAGGAGCGGGAGGCTATCCTTAAGTACTTGAAGGAGTAA